From a single Nostoc edaphicum CCNP1411 genomic region:
- a CDS encoding YihY/virulence factor BrkB family protein produces the protein MRLTQVWRLLKETFSEWQVNEVSLLASSLAYYTVFSIAPLMVIIITILGAIYGEATAQQQIVDQMTEIVGKEGAELLATAIANLRQDARGGLLQLIFNIGFLIFGASGVFAQIQYALDKIWEVKPEPKRQIFHFLRKRVLSFAMVLVIAFLLFVSYIVRNVLFITVNYLSDLLPGLSSLWQALSFLLSFSILTFLFAAIYTILPDAQVAWRCAGVGAAITTILFMIGQFFFGLFLSQTDIGSAYGVAGSFVIITTWIYYAAHILFLGAEFTKNYAKMNGSPIIPEEYAIHTSGKNQNESQEPNSDRDNNQGRPKRYR, from the coding sequence ATGCGCTTAACACAAGTTTGGAGACTCTTAAAAGAAACATTCTCCGAGTGGCAAGTTAACGAAGTATCTCTTTTGGCATCATCCTTAGCTTATTACACAGTATTTTCTATTGCACCTTTAATGGTGATTATTATCACAATCCTTGGCGCAATTTATGGAGAAGCCACAGCGCAACAACAGATTGTTGACCAAATGACAGAAATAGTTGGTAAAGAAGGCGCAGAATTACTTGCTACTGCGATCGCAAATTTAAGACAAGATGCTAGGGGGGGATTGTTACAACTAATTTTTAATATTGGCTTTCTCATTTTTGGTGCTTCTGGAGTTTTTGCCCAAATTCAGTATGCGCTCGATAAAATTTGGGAAGTCAAACCAGAACCCAAACGGCAAATCTTTCATTTTTTGCGGAAACGGGTTTTATCTTTTGCAATGGTGTTAGTCATTGCTTTTTTACTATTTGTTTCTTATATAGTCAGAAACGTTTTATTCATCACAGTTAATTACTTAAGCGATTTATTACCTGGATTAAGTTCTCTGTGGCAAGCTCTCAGCTTTTTACTTTCATTTAGTATTCTAACATTTCTATTTGCCGCAATATATACCATTTTACCCGATGCTCAAGTTGCATGGCGGTGTGCTGGAGTGGGTGCGGCAATTACCACCATCTTATTTATGATTGGTCAGTTTTTCTTTGGGTTATTTCTTAGCCAAACTGATATTGGTTCTGCGTATGGTGTTGCTGGCTCATTCGTAATTATTACTACATGGATTTATTACGCCGCTCATATCTTATTTTTAGGAGCAGAGTTTACTAAAAATTACGCCAAAATGAATGGCTCTCCTATTATCCCAGAAGAATATGCTATACATACTTCCGGCAAAAATCAAAACGAATCTCAAGAACCTAATTCGGATAGAGATAATAATCAAGGCAGGCCCAAGCGTTATCGATAA
- a CDS encoding DMT family transporter yields the protein MSLHQSSGRWRLGLALSLLTVLLWGILPIALTITLQALDVYTVIWFRFLASFILLALYLGIRGKLPKLEQLRSASWKLLAIATLFLGINYFLFMQGLALTSPANAEVLIQLSTLLLGLGGLVIFKERYRLYQWIGVSVMICGYLLFFREQLTNLITAQSTYILGSVLIALGAVAWAIYALAQKQLLQSLSSPSIMLIIYGGCALLFTPLARVKSLFILNSFHLGMLVFCALNTLIAYGAFAESLEHWEASRVSAVIALAPIVTLILVAVVSVIAPSWIPSEHFTFIAILGAGFVVTGSVAIALGKAD from the coding sequence ATGTCACTACATCAAAGTTCTGGACGCTGGCGCTTAGGGCTAGCATTATCGCTATTGACGGTTTTATTGTGGGGAATTTTACCTATTGCTTTGACGATAACTCTGCAAGCACTTGATGTCTATACCGTTATTTGGTTTCGCTTTTTGGCATCATTTATACTACTTGCTTTGTATTTAGGAATACGCGGTAAATTACCAAAATTAGAACAACTACGCTCTGCTTCTTGGAAATTATTAGCGATCGCTACACTTTTCTTAGGGATTAATTACTTTCTGTTCATGCAAGGTTTAGCACTAACATCACCTGCTAACGCTGAAGTTCTCATTCAATTATCTACCCTTTTATTAGGTTTAGGAGGGTTAGTTATTTTTAAAGAACGTTACAGACTGTATCAATGGATTGGTGTAAGTGTAATGATTTGTGGTTATCTTTTATTCTTTCGTGAACAACTAACAAATTTAATTACAGCCCAAAGCACATACATACTAGGTAGTGTTTTGATTGCGTTAGGAGCAGTAGCATGGGCTATTTATGCTTTGGCACAAAAGCAGTTATTACAATCTTTATCTTCTCCTAGTATCATGTTGATTATTTATGGGGGATGTGCTTTATTATTCACTCCTCTAGCCAGAGTAAAATCACTTTTTATACTTAACAGCTTTCATTTAGGAATGTTGGTTTTTTGTGCGTTGAACACTTTAATTGCTTACGGTGCATTTGCCGAATCATTAGAACATTGGGAAGCATCACGAGTAAGTGCGGTAATCGCTTTAGCTCCCATTGTGACATTAATATTAGTCGCAGTTGTATCAGTTATTGCACCTTCTTGGATACCATCAGAACACTTCACTTTCATCGCCATCTTAGGAGCGGGTTTCGTAGTCACAGGTTCAGTAGCGATCGCCTTGGGAAAAGCTGATTAA
- a CDS encoding phage holin family protein, with the protein MLIVNFLLTWLVGALSLLLTAYFVPGFEFNAFSTAAVAALILGLVNAIVRPFLVILTFPLTIITLGLFLFVVNALMLLLVGFLVPGFIVAGFLPALLGSVVLTIVSTVLGLLVRNVT; encoded by the coding sequence ATGTTGATAGTAAACTTCTTACTAACTTGGCTAGTTGGCGCTCTATCACTATTACTCACAGCCTATTTTGTACCAGGCTTTGAGTTTAACGCTTTTAGTACAGCCGCAGTTGCCGCATTGATTTTAGGGTTAGTCAATGCAATTGTTCGACCTTTTTTGGTGATTTTAACATTTCCCCTTACCATTATCACGCTAGGCTTGTTTCTCTTTGTTGTTAATGCGCTCATGCTTTTGCTGGTAGGATTTCTCGTTCCTGGATTTATTGTTGCTGGTTTCTTACCTGCATTATTAGGTTCAGTTGTTCTGACAATTGTTTCTACCGTACTAGGACTTTTAGTTAGAAATGTAACTTAA
- a CDS encoding PQQ-dependent sugar dehydrogenase — MNMTRIVAGKLVIAMFTLGISSCISPTSESANTNNQETEATEQVSQKTSTNNQCTLVDNGFGSQGEVNVQAEEVVTGLEVPWGIAFLPNQDMLVSERPGRVRLVRDSKLVQKPVATIDVTDSGEGGLLGIATHPNFAENRLFYVYYTADRNGSQVNRVERWRLSQSGLSASSDRIILDDIPVAVYHNGGRIRFGADGMLYIGTGDARDPQSSQDVNSLAGKILRLTPDGQVPQDNPFPKNPVYISGIRNTQGFDWHDASTLWVTDHGPSGELGRSGHDKVSVARAGDNLGWPTIYRCESGEGLITPSIVWRQALPPGGAAIYTGNSIPEWKGSLIIPTLRSEHLQRVVFNPQSPQQVERHEVYLQGKYGRLREAIMGPDGELYVTTSNCDGRGSCPSQQDKILRITK; from the coding sequence ATGAACATGACAAGAATTGTTGCAGGCAAACTAGTTATTGCCATGTTTACACTAGGAATTTCTTCTTGCATCTCACCAACATCTGAATCAGCAAACACTAACAATCAAGAAACAGAAGCAACAGAACAAGTCAGTCAAAAAACTTCTACCAATAATCAATGTACTCTCGTTGATAATGGCTTTGGTTCACAAGGAGAGGTAAATGTACAGGCTGAAGAAGTGGTAACAGGTCTTGAGGTTCCTTGGGGAATTGCCTTTCTCCCAAACCAAGATATGTTAGTCAGTGAAAGACCTGGACGGGTTCGCCTTGTGCGGGATAGTAAACTTGTCCAAAAACCTGTAGCTACTATTGATGTTACAGATAGCGGTGAAGGTGGTTTACTTGGCATTGCGACTCATCCCAACTTTGCCGAAAACCGACTTTTTTACGTGTACTATACTGCTGATAGAAATGGGTCGCAGGTGAATCGCGTTGAACGATGGCGATTATCCCAAAGTGGACTCAGTGCTTCATCAGATAGAATAATTCTCGATGATATTCCCGTAGCGGTGTATCACAACGGTGGTCGCATTCGTTTTGGTGCTGATGGAATGCTCTATATTGGGACTGGCGATGCGCGAGACCCGCAAAGTTCCCAGGATGTTAATAGCCTTGCTGGGAAAATCTTGCGTCTGACGCCTGATGGACAAGTGCCGCAAGACAATCCGTTTCCAAAAAATCCCGTATATATCTCTGGTATTCGCAACACTCAAGGGTTTGATTGGCATGATGCATCAACACTATGGGTAACAGACCACGGCCCTAGTGGTGAGTTAGGTAGAAGTGGTCACGATAAAGTTAGTGTCGCCAGAGCAGGAGACAACCTTGGCTGGCCCACCATCTACCGTTGTGAATCAGGAGAAGGACTGATCACTCCGTCCATTGTTTGGCGTCAAGCTTTACCTCCAGGTGGGGCAGCAATTTATACCGGAAATTCTATTCCTGAATGGAAGGGTAGTTTAATCATTCCGACCCTCCGCTCCGAACACTTGCAGCGTGTCGTTTTCAACCCACAATCACCCCAGCAAGTCGAGCGTCATGAGGTGTATTTGCAAGGTAAATACGGACGACTCCGAGAGGCAATTATGGGGCCAGATGGCGAGTTGTATGTCACAACTAGTAACTGTGATGGACGAGGGAGTTGCCCTTCACAGCAGGATAAAATTCTCCGCATTACCAAATGA
- a CDS encoding alpha/beta hydrolase — protein MNSLFGNWASTLRKNSLLLVLSMVLPTFGISNSVLAAERIYASYSALELSISVTTLENYAKTGVINEDLAGYQQYLPLQQLQELRRILLNRVKVSPVVVSQLLYTPQGEFLLHRLAQVIKTNQPEPGFGALRSALILASAESGGLTLLNVLRKYPSSSIRLDVAETLEIATELERLVNQTHQAIAAVSQKSKIEADTISQPNFSQLPDLKVPGKLKSQKYTLKFFDSTRNRLLLTDVYIPNVQKTAPIIVISHGLGLDSSNFQYLATHLASYGFAVAVPNHPGSDTKQLRSLLNGRAIEVAEPSEFQDRPMDVTYILNQLEKGNQSDSRFKGRLNLQQVGVLGQSLGGYTALALAGAKINFKQLKQDCQPAALQNTWNMSLLLQCRALELSISKSGKDYNLRDERVKAAIAVNPITSSIFGKAGLSHIQTPVMIVSSSDDTVAPALSEQILPFSWLANSQKYLVMLEGGTHFSTIGNGNPANQQVALPADMIGDASQARRYMNVLSLPFFQTYVAGRPQYTPYLNAAYTQSISSKSLGLSLVKSLSTTELTQLLDIKGGKPAKKNSPTP, from the coding sequence ATGAATAGTTTGTTTGGTAATTGGGCCAGCACCCTAAGAAAAAATTCTCTATTGCTGGTTCTTTCAATGGTGCTGCCAACGTTTGGAATTAGCAATTCTGTCTTGGCAGCAGAGCGGATTTATGCATCTTATTCAGCTTTAGAGCTTTCCATTTCAGTCACGACTTTAGAAAACTACGCCAAAACAGGCGTAATTAACGAAGACTTGGCAGGATATCAGCAATATCTGCCTCTACAACAGCTTCAAGAATTGCGGCGGATTTTACTCAATCGTGTGAAAGTTAGTCCGGTAGTAGTTTCACAACTTCTCTACACACCACAAGGAGAATTTTTACTGCATCGGTTGGCGCAAGTCATTAAAACCAATCAACCAGAACCAGGATTTGGTGCTTTGCGTTCGGCGCTAATTTTAGCCTCTGCTGAATCGGGAGGCTTGACACTTTTGAATGTGTTGCGTAAATATCCCAGTAGCAGCATTCGTCTTGATGTCGCCGAGACTCTGGAAATAGCTACAGAATTGGAGAGACTTGTTAACCAAACCCATCAAGCGATCGCAGCAGTTTCCCAAAAGTCTAAAATAGAAGCTGATACCATTTCACAACCAAATTTCTCGCAATTACCTGATTTAAAGGTTCCGGGAAAGTTGAAGTCGCAAAAATACACTCTGAAGTTTTTCGACTCAACGCGCAATCGGCTTCTATTAACTGATGTTTACATTCCCAATGTCCAGAAGACTGCACCCATAATTGTAATTTCTCACGGCTTGGGTTTAGACAGCAGCAACTTTCAATATTTAGCCACTCATCTAGCTTCCTACGGATTTGCCGTTGCCGTTCCCAATCATCCTGGTAGTGATACTAAACAATTGCGTTCGCTGTTAAATGGACGCGCCATTGAAGTAGCAGAACCGAGTGAATTTCAAGACCGACCAATGGACGTAACATATATACTGAATCAATTGGAAAAAGGTAATCAATCTGATTCACGGTTTAAAGGTCGGTTAAATCTGCAACAAGTCGGAGTACTTGGTCAATCTTTGGGAGGCTACACAGCCTTGGCTCTAGCAGGCGCTAAAATCAACTTCAAGCAGCTAAAACAAGACTGTCAACCAGCAGCACTGCAAAATACCTGGAATATGTCTTTACTGCTTCAGTGTCGGGCTTTGGAATTGAGCATCAGCAAGTCTGGCAAGGATTATAACCTGCGGGATGAGAGAGTGAAAGCTGCGATCGCAGTTAATCCCATTACTAGTTCTATTTTCGGCAAAGCTGGCTTAAGTCACATCCAAACTCCAGTGATGATTGTCAGCAGTAGTGATGATACAGTTGCACCAGCTTTATCCGAGCAAATTTTACCTTTCTCCTGGTTGGCGAATTCACAAAAGTATCTCGTCATGCTTGAAGGTGGTACCCACTTTTCCACCATTGGCAATGGAAACCCTGCAAATCAACAAGTAGCATTACCTGCCGATATGATTGGTGATGCTTCCCAAGCGCGTCGTTACATGAATGTTTTGAGTTTACCTTTCTTCCAAACCTACGTTGCAGGAAGGCCGCAATACACCCCTTATTTGAACGCCGCCTACACTCAAAGTATTTCTAGTAAATCGCTTGGGTTGAGTCTCGTAAAGTCATTAAGTACAACCGAATTAACTCAATTACTGGATATCAAAGGAGGCAAACCCGCAAAAAAAAACTCCCCAACACCATAG
- the mgtE gene encoding magnesium transporter encodes MTENPPSSTRRSNVSRQELVELVRSQLEALLQQENFQGAKALLVPVQPVDIAQAIEDLPKAMQAIAFRLLSKQEAIEVYEYLDSSVQQSLIAELRHQEVFDIIDKMSPDDRARLFDELPAKVVRRLLEQLSPDEREATALLLGYKEGTAGRIMTTEYLSVKEGLTISQAIERVRVFASAAETIYYLYVTDRERRLTGTLSFRDLVIAQPEQRLGEIMTCDVVFVHTDTDQEEVARVIQHYDLVAVPVVDTEQRLVGIVTVDDVLDVLEQETTEDIYTLGGLEAGGDRYFQTNILTAARKRVVWLFVLLIANTGTATVISSQEDVLKQVVALAAFIPLLIDAGGNVGAQSSTVVIRGLNLKEVGIKKALQIVTRETITGALLGVMLGVAVIIWAYFLEGSLPIAITVGMSLVAITIIAAFSGSGLPFLFGSLGLDPALMSAPFITTAVDVLGVFVYLMIARVILQI; translated from the coding sequence TTGACAGAGAATCCACCTTCATCTACACGACGATCAAATGTGTCCCGACAAGAACTTGTAGAATTAGTGCGATCGCAACTCGAAGCATTACTACAACAAGAAAACTTCCAGGGAGCGAAAGCTCTGTTAGTACCTGTACAACCTGTAGATATTGCCCAAGCTATTGAAGATTTGCCAAAAGCTATGCAAGCTATAGCTTTTCGCTTACTCTCAAAACAAGAGGCAATCGAAGTCTATGAATATCTCGACTCTAGTGTGCAACAATCCTTGATTGCAGAGTTGAGACATCAAGAAGTTTTCGACATTATAGATAAGATGTCGCCCGATGACCGAGCGCGACTATTTGACGAATTACCTGCTAAAGTCGTCCGCCGACTACTGGAACAACTCAGTCCAGATGAACGCGAAGCCACTGCTCTACTTCTAGGCTACAAAGAAGGCACGGCTGGGCGAATTATGACTACAGAATATCTTTCTGTGAAGGAAGGTTTAACGATTAGCCAAGCCATTGAACGGGTTCGCGTTTTCGCTAGTGCGGCTGAAACTATCTACTACCTTTACGTGACTGATAGAGAACGCCGCCTTACCGGAACTCTTTCCTTTAGAGATTTAGTGATTGCCCAGCCAGAGCAAAGGCTGGGTGAAATTATGACCTGCGATGTAGTTTTCGTCCACACAGATACAGACCAAGAAGAAGTAGCGCGAGTCATCCAACACTACGATTTAGTAGCTGTGCCTGTAGTAGATACAGAACAGCGTCTAGTTGGCATTGTCACCGTTGACGACGTGCTAGATGTTTTGGAGCAAGAAACCACTGAGGATATTTATACTTTAGGCGGGTTGGAAGCTGGGGGCGATCGCTATTTCCAGACAAATATATTAACAGCAGCGCGTAAACGGGTTGTTTGGCTATTTGTTCTCTTAATTGCCAATACTGGCACTGCTACTGTCATTAGCTCTCAAGAAGATGTTTTAAAACAAGTTGTTGCCTTAGCTGCTTTTATTCCCTTGTTGATTGATGCAGGTGGAAATGTCGGAGCGCAATCTTCAACGGTTGTGATTCGAGGTCTGAATCTGAAGGAAGTTGGTATCAAAAAAGCTTTGCAAATAGTGACGCGGGAAACAATTACAGGGGCGCTATTGGGAGTGATGTTAGGAGTAGCAGTTATTATCTGGGCTTACTTCCTGGAAGGCAGTTTGCCAATTGCAATTACAGTGGGGATGAGTTTGGTGGCAATTACTATCATTGCCGCTTTCTCTGGTTCTGGTTTACCGTTTTTATTTGGTTCGCTCGGTTTAGATCCAGCTTTAATGTCAGCCCCATTTATTACTACTGCGGTAGATGTTTTAGGAGTGTTTGTTTATTTAATGATAGCAAGGGTCATTTTACAAATATGA
- a CDS encoding cytochrome-c peroxidase produces the protein MAAVIAGNTVSAQVTGSPPVSLKSVSVPEPDNLGDFVKDKVAAIKLGKTLFWDMQVGSDGQTSCASCHFHAGADNRSKNQIAPGLLRINSDGTENPDTVFNVGGLPNYQLKPEDFPFHSDINDVSSSQGVFNTKFVDVTPGNAEDQVKNEPDPVFNVGGVNVRRVEPRNTPTVINAVFNFRNFWDGRAQDIFNGVNPFGLRDPNASVVKAENPNQLKFVKVSLNNSSLASQAVGPPLSSFESSADGRTFEEIGDKFGRIDRKSRSASKGKKLPRKLAKKLSRLKPLGKQVVHPQDSVLGADSRWPKPGLKDKTYDQLVKDAFKPEWWKSNQLIQVDAEGRRSFVKKPDNSSETDEYTLSEYNFSLFFGLAVQMYESTLISDNTPYDRFLEGNTTALTEQQQRGKQLFEGKARCIGCHGGLELTNASVSNIKKQRLGTINIPNLRIVFDNGFFNLGVRRTLEDTGVGGQDPFGNPLSESRVAALDKFPLLLGSNPNITVSPNDRIVADGSFKTPGLRNIELTAPYFHNGGYLTLPQVVDFYNRGGDFRPQSALAPLGLSQTEQDDLVAFMKGLTDERVRYDKAPFDHPQLFIPNGHPGGNSTSVINDGTGKATDSLLEIPPVGKNGGSGTPNFLS, from the coding sequence ATGGCAGCAGTAATCGCTGGAAATACTGTATCGGCACAGGTTACGGGATCGCCTCCAGTTTCGCTCAAGAGCGTATCGGTTCCAGAACCTGACAATCTTGGAGACTTCGTAAAAGACAAAGTAGCTGCAATCAAGTTAGGAAAAACTCTTTTTTGGGATATGCAGGTTGGGAGTGATGGACAGACCTCCTGTGCTAGTTGTCACTTCCATGCTGGAGCCGACAATAGATCCAAAAATCAGATCGCTCCTGGGCTTTTGCGGATCAACTCTGATGGTACAGAAAATCCAGATACAGTTTTTAATGTAGGCGGCCTACCAAACTACCAACTCAAACCAGAAGATTTTCCCTTCCACAGTGACATTAATGATGTCAGTTCTTCTCAGGGGGTTTTCAATACAAAGTTTGTGGATGTCACACCTGGTAATGCGGAAGACCAAGTGAAAAATGAGCCAGATCCGGTTTTTAACGTGGGAGGCGTAAATGTGCGCCGCGTTGAACCGCGTAACACACCAACTGTAATTAATGCAGTATTCAACTTCCGCAACTTCTGGGATGGAAGGGCACAGGATATCTTTAATGGGGTGAATCCCTTCGGTTTGAGAGATCCTAACGCCTCTGTTGTCAAAGCAGAAAACCCAAATCAACTCAAGTTTGTCAAAGTTAGCCTGAATAATTCGTCTTTGGCTTCCCAAGCGGTTGGCCCGCCACTCAGTTCCTTTGAGTCGTCGGCTGATGGTCGCACCTTTGAAGAAATTGGTGATAAGTTCGGGCGAATTGACAGAAAATCTCGTAGTGCTAGTAAGGGTAAAAAGCTTCCCCGAAAACTGGCGAAAAAGTTATCTCGCCTCAAACCGCTAGGCAAACAGGTTGTGCATCCACAAGACAGCGTTTTAGGTGCAGACAGTAGATGGCCTAAACCGGGACTGAAAGATAAAACTTACGATCAACTGGTTAAAGATGCCTTCAAACCGGAGTGGTGGAAGTCTAATCAACTCATCCAAGTTGATGCTGAAGGTAGACGGAGTTTTGTCAAAAAACCTGATAACTCTTCCGAAACCGATGAGTACACGCTATCGGAGTATAACTTCTCGTTATTCTTCGGGCTGGCAGTTCAGATGTACGAGTCTACACTTATTTCCGACAATACACCCTACGATCGCTTCTTGGAAGGAAACACCACCGCTCTCACCGAGCAGCAGCAACGAGGGAAACAACTCTTCGAGGGTAAAGCTCGGTGCATCGGTTGTCACGGTGGCCTAGAACTTACCAACGCCTCGGTGAGCAATATAAAGAAGCAACGACTGGGAACCATAAACATTCCCAATCTCAGAATTGTCTTTGACAATGGCTTCTTCAATCTTGGTGTTAGACGTACCCTAGAAGACACTGGTGTTGGTGGTCAAGACCCATTTGGCAACCCGCTTTCAGAGTCGCGAGTTGCTGCTTTGGATAAATTCCCATTACTTCTCGGTTCAAACCCCAATATTACAGTTAGCCCCAATGACAGAATAGTTGCAGATGGAAGCTTTAAGACTCCCGGATTACGCAACATAGAACTAACCGCCCCTTACTTTCACAATGGTGGTTATTTGACTCTGCCGCAAGTGGTGGACTTCTATAATCGTGGTGGAGATTTCCGCCCGCAAAGTGCCCTCGCCCCGTTGGGACTAAGCCAAACTGAACAAGATGACTTGGTAGCCTTCATGAAAGGACTCACCGATGAGCGAGTTCGTTATGACAAAGCGCCCTTTGATCATCCGCAATTGTTCATTCCCAATGGACATCCAGGGGGTAACTCTACGTCCGTTATTAATGATGGTACTGGCAAAGCCACAGATAGCCTACTGGAAATTCCTCCTGTTGGTAAGAATGGTGGTAGTGGTACGCCAAATTTCTTGAGTTA